The proteins below are encoded in one region of Gemmatimonadales bacterium:
- a CDS encoding ATP-binding protein, which translates to MTSAVTPEKRMMPWRRSPARGAVPPVRTLLRWLYIGRLSIASGVFLGATLAWFEADITQLFIASLCITLALAVTAVSFWYSHLRTGDIGNTFLYGQAVFDLVLVTAIVHIAGPFTYFAALYILVIAVNAVLMPLANGLLVALLAGILYAADVVFGHPVELSATLFMQISVYWLVAGATGYLSSRAQVAGVAHQTLVAELRRVRLEATDILKNIKTGILTVGGEGHLVYANPTAEAVLGLRENELRDQPVLERLELIAPVLADAIRRTANEGRRVVRREADVTLDGRTFPIGVSTTAVHVADGHPPSVTAIFKDISDEKRLEALRLRAGRLEAVAELAASLAHEIKNPLASIRSAVEQLSRVMPAGADERVLSTLIVRESDRLSRLLTEFLDFSRVRVTSSVALDLATVAETGIRLARQHPDCASGAVIELVAHERPIAVEGDEDLLHRVVFNLVLNAVQAQPADAHVTVEVGIPDITLIPAGMGVEQPRILRVRDRGPGVASDVLPRLFEPFVTGRAGGTGLGLAIVQRAVRAHGGVIFCDSVRGHGTTFSIFIPARLGTEEVA; encoded by the coding sequence ATGACCTCCGCCGTCACCCCCGAGAAGCGGATGATGCCGTGGCGCCGCTCCCCGGCCCGCGGCGCGGTGCCGCCCGTCCGGACCCTCCTGCGCTGGCTCTACATCGGCCGTCTGTCCATCGCGTCGGGCGTCTTCCTCGGCGCCACGCTCGCGTGGTTCGAGGCCGACATAACCCAGCTCTTCATCGCCTCGCTCTGCATCACACTCGCGCTGGCGGTCACCGCGGTCTCGTTCTGGTACTCACACCTGCGCACCGGCGACATCGGCAACACGTTCCTGTACGGCCAGGCGGTCTTCGACCTGGTGCTGGTGACGGCGATCGTCCACATCGCCGGACCGTTCACCTATTTCGCCGCGCTCTACATCCTGGTCATCGCGGTCAACGCGGTGCTGATGCCGCTCGCCAACGGGCTGCTCGTCGCCCTGCTGGCAGGCATCCTGTACGCGGCCGACGTGGTGTTCGGCCACCCGGTGGAGTTGTCGGCGACGCTCTTCATGCAGATCTCCGTGTACTGGCTCGTGGCGGGCGCGACCGGCTACCTGTCGAGCCGCGCCCAAGTCGCGGGCGTCGCGCACCAGACGCTGGTCGCCGAGCTGCGCCGGGTGCGTCTCGAGGCCACCGACATCCTGAAGAACATCAAGACCGGCATCCTGACCGTGGGCGGCGAAGGGCATCTCGTCTACGCCAACCCCACCGCCGAAGCGGTCCTCGGCCTGCGCGAGAACGAGCTGAGGGACCAGCCGGTGCTGGAGCGGCTGGAGCTCATCGCCCCGGTGCTGGCCGACGCCATCCGGCGCACCGCCAACGAGGGCCGCCGCGTAGTGCGCCGCGAGGCCGACGTGACCCTGGACGGGCGCACCTTCCCCATCGGCGTCTCGACCACGGCGGTGCACGTGGCGGACGGCCACCCGCCGTCGGTGACGGCGATCTTCAAGGACATCTCGGACGAGAAGCGCCTCGAGGCCCTGCGCCTGCGCGCCGGGCGGCTGGAAGCGGTGGCGGAGCTGGCGGCGTCGCTGGCGCACGAGATCAAGAACCCGCTCGCGTCCATCCGGAGCGCGGTGGAGCAGCTCTCGAGGGTGATGCCGGCCGGCGCCGACGAGCGCGTCCTCTCCACCCTCATCGTGCGGGAGAGCGACCGGCTCTCGCGACTCCTCACCGAGTTCCTCGACTTCTCGCGGGTGCGGGTGACCAGCTCCGTGGCCCTCGACCTGGCGACGGTGGCGGAGACCGGCATCCGGCTTGCGCGCCAGCACCCCGATTGCGCGTCCGGCGCGGTGATCGAGCTGGTGGCCCACGAGCGGCCGATCGCGGTCGAGGGCGACGAGGACCTGCTCCACCGGGTGGTGTTCAACCTCGTCCTCAACGCGGTGCAGGCCCAGCCGGCCGACGCGCACGTGACGGTCGAGGTCGGGATACCGGACATCACCCTCATCCCGGCGGGGATGGGGGTGGAGCAGCCGCGGATCCTTCGCGTCCGCGACCGTGGCCCGGGCGTCGCCTCCGACGTGCTGCCGCGGCTCTTCGAGCCCTTCGTCACCGGCCGCGCGGGCGGCACCGGCCTGGGCCTCGCCATCGTGCAGCGCGCGGTGCGCGCGCACGGCGGAGTCATCTTCTGCGACTCGGTGCGCGGCCACGGCACCACCTTCTCGATCTTCATCCCCGCGCGTCTGGGTACGGAGGAGGTTGCGTGA
- a CDS encoding sigma-54 dependent transcriptional regulator produces MSRPQILVIDDEAAILDTVRILLKNEGFDVSVAQGGRAGLEALEKAPPQIILSDVRMPGVSGIDILTAARQKDPDMPVILMTAQAELRTAIQAVNEGAFHYIQKPFGNDDLVAICRRAAEHRQLKTENRSLKQEIRRRERSQSVKPLGRSKPFAEVLRLAEMVAPTDSIVLIQGESGTGKEVIARYIHELSARTEMPFLSINCGALPESLLESELFGHVKGSFTGAVKDNQGLFAAARGGSFFLDEIGETTPATQVKLLRVLQEREMIPVGGTEAVPVDVRLIAATNRDLEEDMRSGRFRSDLYYRLNVIAIHLPPLRTRKDDIPVLADAFLRRMALERKEDPKHIDGDAMDAIMAYDWPGNVRELENALERAMTLTRGGEVTHAALPVRVTERRAMPLVSERPQVNPTLDVVERAYIMWVLQSEAGNKTRAAEVLGIDPSTLYRKLSRYEGGEA; encoded by the coding sequence GTGAGCAGGCCCCAGATACTGGTCATCGACGACGAGGCCGCGATCCTCGACACGGTCCGCATCCTGCTCAAGAACGAGGGGTTCGACGTCAGCGTCGCCCAGGGCGGACGCGCGGGGCTTGAGGCGCTGGAGAAGGCCCCGCCGCAGATCATCCTATCCGACGTGCGCATGCCGGGGGTGAGCGGGATCGACATCCTCACCGCCGCGCGCCAGAAGGACCCCGACATGCCGGTCATCCTCATGACCGCACAGGCCGAGCTCCGGACTGCGATCCAGGCGGTCAACGAGGGCGCGTTCCACTACATCCAGAAACCGTTCGGGAACGACGACCTGGTCGCGATCTGCCGCCGAGCCGCCGAGCACCGCCAGCTCAAGACCGAGAACCGGTCGCTCAAGCAGGAGATCCGGCGCCGGGAGCGGTCGCAGAGCGTGAAGCCGCTCGGCAGAAGCAAGCCGTTCGCGGAGGTGCTGCGGCTGGCGGAGATGGTGGCGCCCACCGACAGCATCGTCCTCATCCAGGGCGAGAGCGGCACCGGGAAGGAAGTCATCGCGCGTTACATCCACGAGCTTTCGGCGCGCACGGAGATGCCGTTCCTCTCGATCAACTGCGGCGCGCTCCCCGAGAGCCTGCTGGAATCCGAACTCTTCGGCCACGTGAAAGGGTCGTTCACCGGCGCCGTGAAGGACAACCAGGGCCTCTTCGCGGCGGCGCGCGGCGGCTCGTTCTTCCTCGACGAGATCGGCGAGACCACGCCGGCCACCCAGGTGAAGCTCCTGCGAGTCCTCCAGGAACGGGAGATGATCCCGGTGGGAGGCACCGAGGCGGTGCCGGTGGACGTGCGCCTCATCGCGGCCACCAACCGCGACCTCGAGGAGGACATGCGGAGCGGCCGGTTCCGCTCCGACCTCTACTACCGGTTGAACGTGATAGCCATCCACCTACCGCCGTTGCGAACCCGGAAGGACGACATCCCGGTGCTGGCCGACGCGTTCCTGCGCCGCATGGCTCTGGAGCGGAAGGAGGACCCCAAGCACATCGACGGCGACGCGATGGACGCCATCATGGCCTACGACTGGCCCGGCAACGTGCGGGAGCTTGAGAACGCGCTGGAGCGCGCGATGACGCTCACCCGCGGCGGCGAGGTCACGCACGCGGCCCTGCCCGTACGGGTGACCGAGCGGCGCGCCATGCCGCTGGTCTCGGAGCGGCCCCAGGTGAACCCGACGCTCGACGTGGTCGAGCGTGCTTACATCATGTGGGTCCTCCAGAGCGAGGCGGGGAACAAGACGCGAGCGGCCGAGGTCCTCGGCATCGACCCGTCCACGCTGTACCGGAAGCTCAGCCGCTACGAGGGCGGGGAGGCGTGA
- a CDS encoding glycosyltransferase family 2 protein, with product MNTRQRWKGYHEVVLSVLIPAYDEGPTIEAVADRLSEVPIKLEIIAVNDGSSDDTGARLDALQKSGKIHQVVHHPQNRGKGAAIRSAIAVATGDVMVVQDADLEYDPAELPALMAPILDGRADAVFGSRFLGGPHRVLYFWHSVGNAFLTLLSNMLTDLNLTDMETCYKMVRADVMKRLPLSSDRFGFEPELTARLAQAKARIYEMQISYSGRTYAEGKKIGWKDGVAAFWHILRFNLVRPRA from the coding sequence GTGAACACCCGCCAGCGCTGGAAGGGCTACCACGAAGTGGTGCTGTCCGTCCTGATCCCCGCGTACGACGAGGGGCCGACCATCGAAGCGGTCGCGGACCGGCTGTCCGAGGTCCCGATCAAGCTCGAGATCATCGCGGTGAACGACGGCTCCTCGGACGATACCGGCGCGCGGCTGGACGCGCTCCAGAAGAGCGGGAAGATCCACCAGGTCGTCCATCACCCGCAGAACCGCGGCAAGGGGGCCGCGATCCGCAGCGCGATCGCCGTGGCCACGGGCGACGTGATGGTGGTGCAGGACGCGGACCTCGAGTACGACCCCGCCGAGCTGCCCGCGCTCATGGCGCCGATCCTCGACGGCCGCGCCGACGCCGTGTTCGGGTCGCGGTTCCTCGGCGGCCCGCACCGGGTGCTCTATTTCTGGCACAGCGTCGGCAACGCTTTCCTCACGCTGCTGTCCAACATGCTGACCGATCTCAACCTCACCGACATGGAGACCTGCTACAAGATGGTGCGCGCCGACGTGATGAAGCGGCTGCCGCTCTCGTCGGACCGGTTCGGGTTCGAGCCGGAGCTGACGGCGCGGCTGGCGCAGGCCAAGGCGCGCATCTACGAGATGCAGATCTCCTACTCCGGGCGCACCTACGCGGAGGGGAAGAAGATCGGTTGGAAGGACGGCGTGGCCGCCTTCTGGCACATCCTCCGCTTCAACCTGGTCCGGCCGCGAGCCTGA